From the Carya illinoinensis cultivar Pawnee chromosome 4, C.illinoinensisPawnee_v1, whole genome shotgun sequence genome, one window contains:
- the LOC122308379 gene encoding EIN3-binding F-box protein 1-like — protein MSTLVNYRGEDELCLGGSFSIGSHVDMYCPPSKRARIDTLFNFGGNGFEQDEKPSIEVLPEECLFEIFRRLPEGKERSSCACVSKRWLMLLSNIRKAENCKEVSASNDVDMVTSDEDPDLESDGYLSRCLDGKKATDIRLAAIAVGTRARGGLGKLSIRGNNSPRGVTDLGLSAVAHGCPSLKVLSLWNTFSVGDDGLSEIAKGCHLLEKLDLCHCPSISNKGLIAIAENCPNLIALNIESCSNIGNEGLQAIGRSCTKLQIVSVKDCPLVRDHGISSLLSSALVLSKVKLQSLNITDFSLAVIGHYGQAITNLVLGGLQNVSEKGFWVMGIAQGLQKLASLSVTSCRGVTDVSLEAIGKGCINLKQMCLRKCCFVSNDGLVAFAKAAGSLESLQLEECNRVSQLGVIGALSNCGTKLKSLTLVKCLGIRDVPMGFPVPSPCTSLRSLSIRNCPGFGSASLAMVGKLCPGIQHVDLTGLHGITDSGLLPLLESCDAGLVKVILSSCLNLTDEVILALTRLHGGTLELLNLDGCRKITDASLVAIADNCLLLNDLDVSKCAITDCGIEVLSCAEQLNLQVLSLSGCSEVSNKSMPFLEKLGKTLMGLNLQHCNSISSGTVELLVESLWRCDILS, from the coding sequence GTGAAGATGAATTATGTCTTGGGGgctctttttcaattggttcCCATGTGGACATGTACTGCCCTCCTAGCAAGCGGGCTCGGATTGATACCCTATTCAACTTTGGAGGAAATGGGTTTGAGCAGGATGAGAAACCTTCCATTGAAGTTCTTCCTGAGGAATGTCTATTTGAGATATTCAGACGCCTCCCTGAAGGCAAAGAGAGGAGCTCCTGTGCTTGCGTCTCCAAGCGTTGGCTTATGCTCCTGAGTAACATCCGTAAGGCTGAAAATTGCAAGGAGGTGTCTGCTTCTAATGATGTTGATATGGTCACTAGTGATGAAGATCCAGATCTTGAAAGTGATGGTTACCTTAGCAGGTGTTTGGACGGGAAGAAAGCTACCGATATAAGACTTGCAGCAATTGCAGTTGGAACCAGGGCCCGTGGGGGGCTAGGAAAGCTGTCCATCCGAGGAAACAATTCTCCTCGTGGAGTCACTGACCTTGGCCTCTCTGCTGTTGCCCACGGTTGCCCTTCTCTCAAGGTTCTTTCCTTGTGGAATACTTTTTCTGTAGGGGATGATGGCCTATCTGAGATTGCTAAAGGATGCCATTTGTTGGAGAAGCTTGACCTTTGCCACTGTCCCTCAATATCTAACAAGGGGTTGATTGCAATTGCAGAGAACTGCCCTAATTTGATTGCATTGAATATCGAATCATGTTCAAATATTGGGAACGAGGGCTTGCAAGCAATTGGAAGGTCTTGCACCAAGCTGCAGATTGTCTCTGTCAAAGACTGCCCCCTTGTTAGGGATCATGGAATATCAAGTCTCTTGTCATCAGCTCTTGTCCTGTCAAAGGTAAAGCTGCAGTCCTTGAACATCACAGATTTCTCCCTTGCCGTTATTGGGCACTATGGCCAAGCCATTACAAATCTAGTCCTTGGTGGTCTACAAAATGTGAGTGAGAAGGGCTTTTGGGTCATGGGTATTGCTCAGGGTCTACAAAAACTGGCATCTTTGTCAGTTACTTCTTGTCGGGGGGTAACAGATGTGAGTCTTGAAGCCATTGGCAAGGGATGCATCAACCTGAAGCAGATGTGCCTTCGCAAATGTTGCTTTGTATCAAACGATGGATTGGTAGCTTTTGCTAAAGCTGCAGGATCACTGGAGAGCCTGCAGTTGGAAGAGTGTAACAGGGTCTCCCAACTAGGGGTTATTGGCGCCCTCTCAAACTGCGGAACCAAGTTGAAGTCTCTTACCCTAGTGAAGTGCTTGGGAATTAGGGATGTGCCTATGGGGTTTCCTGTGCCCTCTCCCTGCACATCTCTTCGATCATTGTCCATTCGAAATTGCCCTGGGTTTGGTAGCGCTAGTCTGGCCATGGTGGGTAAGTTGTGCCCTGGGATTCAGCACGTAGACCTGACTGGGCTTCATGGAATAACAGACTCTGGGCTTCTCCCTCTTCTAGAGAGCTGCGACGCAGGACTTGTCAAGGTGATACTTAGCAGCTGCTTGAATTTGACAGATGAAGTAATTTTGGCCTTGACTAGGCTACATGGGGGAACCCTTGAACTGCTGAATCTTGATGGGTGCAGGAAGATCACTGATGCGAGCTTGGTGGCAATTGCTGACAATTGCCTGTTACTCAATGATCTAGATGTCTCAAAGTGTGCTATCACTGATTGTGGCATCGAAGTGCTTTCTTGTGCAGAACAGCTCAATTTGCAGGTCCTTTCATTGTCGGGATGTTCTGAAGTGTCAAACAAGAGCATGCCTTTCTTGGAGAAATTGGGGAAGACCCTGATGGGGTTGAATCTTCAACACTGCAATTCAATCAGCAGTGGCACCGTTGAACTGCTTGTGGAGAGCTTGTGGAGATGCGATATTCTCTCTTAA
- the LOC122308381 gene encoding EPIDERMAL PATTERNING FACTOR-like protein 8 — MAPSRRYVNGLKIAVIVMLFFSLEFFSSKSAASMLPRDTERLKQMKLVLGSRPPRCVNKCLSCRPCTAALIASPHHKTDFNVSSQPDESYYLLSWKCKCKDKFFQP; from the exons ATGGCTCCATCAAGAAGATACGTAAATGGGTTAAAGATTGCAGTTATTGTGATGCTCTTCTTTTCTCTCGAATTCTTTTCTTCTAAATCAG CTGCGTCAATGTTACCGAGAGACACAGAGCGTCTGAAGCAAATGAAATTAGTTTTGGGTTCAAGGCCTCCTCGGTGTGTGAACAAGTGCTTGAGTTGCCGGCCCTGCACAGCTGCTTTAATTGCATCTCCACACCACAAGACTGATTTCAATGTATCATCTCAGCCAGATGAGAGCTATTATCTTCTCTCATGGAAGTGCAAATGTAAAGATAAGTTTTTCCAACCTTGA